From Paenibacillus graminis, a single genomic window includes:
- a CDS encoding cyclic-di-AMP receptor — protein sequence MNLIIAIIQDKDSNRLSSELVKANFRATKLASTGGFLRAGNTTFMIGVDDSQVEGVLTVIRNSCKVREQLVTPVTPMSGTTDSYLPLPVEVQVGGATVFVLPVDRFEHY from the coding sequence ATGAATCTGATCATTGCAATTATCCAGGACAAAGACAGTAACCGGTTGTCGAGTGAACTAGTCAAAGCAAACTTCCGTGCAACGAAGCTGGCCAGTACCGGCGGGTTTCTGCGGGCAGGCAATACTACATTTATGATTGGTGTTGATGACTCGCAGGTGGAAGGTGTATTAACTGTTATCCGCAACAGTTGCAAGGTCCGTGAGCAGCTAGTCACTCCTGTCACACCCATGAGCGGTACAACGGATTCTTATTTGCCGCTTCCCGTAGAGGTTCAGGTTGGCGGAGCCACAGTATTCGTGCTTCCTGTCGATCGATTTGAGCATTATTGA
- a CDS encoding PSP1 domain-containing protein — protein MYSVVGVRFKKAGKIYYFDPLDFPIERDQCVIVETARGVEYGKVVVGKKEVEEADVVLPLKKVMRIAGETDARVVEENKGAAKDAFTTCLNKIRDHGLKMKLVDVEFTFDRNKIIFYFTAEGRVDFRELVKDLASIFRTRIELRQIGVRDEAKMLGGLGPCGRVLCCSSWLGDFEPVSIKMAKDQNLSLNPTKISGLCGRLMCCLKFEHDNYESTKEEMPAVGKLVVTSLGDGKVVGINTGSRTVHVQLFEVGKVKELPMDDVVVK, from the coding sequence TTGTACAGCGTAGTAGGTGTCCGCTTCAAAAAAGCGGGTAAAATATATTATTTTGATCCGCTTGATTTTCCGATTGAACGCGACCAGTGCGTAATTGTGGAGACAGCAAGAGGGGTCGAATACGGTAAAGTTGTCGTAGGGAAAAAAGAGGTTGAGGAAGCTGATGTGGTATTGCCTCTCAAAAAAGTCATGCGGATTGCCGGTGAAACGGATGCACGTGTGGTGGAAGAGAACAAAGGTGCCGCAAAGGATGCTTTTACCACCTGTTTAAATAAAATCCGCGATCATGGCCTCAAAATGAAGCTCGTGGATGTAGAATTTACGTTTGACCGCAACAAGATCATCTTTTATTTCACCGCTGAAGGAAGAGTCGATTTCCGTGAGCTGGTCAAGGATTTGGCAAGCATTTTCCGTACCCGAATCGAGCTCCGGCAGATAGGGGTGCGTGATGAAGCCAAGATGCTCGGCGGACTGGGGCCATGCGGACGTGTGCTCTGCTGTTCCTCCTGGCTTGGCGACTTCGAGCCGGTATCCATTAAGATGGCCAAGGATCAGAACCTTTCGCTGAATCCCACAAAGATTTCCGGTCTTTGCGGAAGACTCATGTGTTGCTTGAAATTTGAGCATGATAATTACGAAAGTACGAAGGAAGAAATGCCGGCGGTGGGTAAGCTTGTCGTAACCTCGTTAGGGGATGGTAAGGTTGTAGGCATCAATACCGGAAGCCGTACAGTTCATGTGCAGTTGTTTGAAGTGGGCAAAGTTAAGGAACTTCCAATGGATGATGTTGTCGTCAAGTAA
- the holB gene encoding DNA polymerase III subunit delta' has translation MSFHDILGQEDAKRLLQNALRKDAVSHAYLFTGPSGSGQMKTALMFAQAIFCTTCEDDACGECLECRKVEHGNHPDLSLLKPDGASIKIDQIRELQRMFSYRSEGVNPKVYIIEGADRMTVQAANSLLKFLEEPPAPAVGILISDNSSSLLPTIQSRTQRIPFSPLHPDIMLQALSSEGVPVPLARCAVSLTSGLDGCRELLAQNWFAEMRNLVLQLAKESLGKGSSAVATAGQKLFKSGLGEHLDILFGMFHLWFKDMLYFLYRKHESIVFIDQLDFISRHARQRSTEQWVAYMEFAAESKGKLRSNANAQLCLEQFLIRLES, from the coding sequence ATGTCTTTTCATGATATATTAGGCCAGGAGGATGCCAAACGGCTGCTTCAAAACGCGCTGCGCAAAGATGCCGTGAGCCATGCCTATCTGTTCACGGGTCCATCCGGTAGCGGCCAGATGAAGACGGCGCTAATGTTCGCGCAGGCTATATTTTGTACCACCTGTGAAGATGATGCCTGCGGAGAATGTCTCGAATGCCGCAAGGTGGAGCATGGCAATCATCCGGATTTATCGCTGCTGAAGCCTGATGGGGCAAGCATCAAAATCGATCAGATCCGTGAGCTGCAGCGTATGTTCTCATACCGCTCAGAGGGCGTGAATCCGAAGGTGTATATTATAGAAGGAGCGGACAGAATGACGGTGCAGGCCGCGAACAGCCTGCTTAAGTTTCTGGAGGAGCCCCCGGCACCTGCGGTGGGTATTCTCATTTCCGACAACAGCAGTTCCCTGCTGCCGACAATCCAGTCAAGAACTCAGCGCATTCCTTTCAGTCCGCTGCATCCGGACATTATGCTCCAGGCACTGTCCAGCGAGGGGGTTCCGGTGCCACTGGCACGGTGTGCGGTATCACTGACTTCGGGACTTGATGGTTGCAGGGAACTTTTGGCACAGAATTGGTTTGCAGAAATGAGAAATCTAGTGTTACAATTAGCGAAGGAGTCTTTGGGCAAGGGCAGTTCCGCGGTAGCAACCGCCGGGCAGAAGCTGTTCAAGTCCGGGCTCGGTGAACATTTGGATATCCTGTTCGGTATGTTCCACTTATGGTTCAAAGATATGCTTTACTTCCTGTACCGAAAGCACGAAAGTATCGTTTTCATAGATCAGTTAGACTTCATTTCCAGACATGCCCGTCAACGAAGCACGGAGCAATGGGTGGCTTATATGGAATTTGCTGCAGAGAGCAAGGGGAAGCTGCGTTCCAACGCCAATGCCCAGTTGTGTCTGGAGCAATTCCTAATCCGACTGGAAAGTTAA
- a CDS encoding aminotransferase class I/II-fold pyridoxal phosphate-dependent enzyme encodes MDRILPGRAPVYEMLEQYRVKGNISYHVPGHKNGEAYRGSETAGFLSEVMRYDVTEITGTDDLHHPEGVIREAQELAADCFGAEESFFLVGGSTAGNLALILTVCPEAGMTLILQRNVHKSVIHGLMLAGARAVFIEPQIDPLSGLAVAPAAEAVQAALAAYPEAAAVLVTMPNYYGMGSDLAPLARVCHTSGVPLLVDEAHGAHYGQHPALPAGALMCGADGVVQSTHKMLPALTMGAMLHVQGPWLDRALLRQRLAMVQSSSPSYPVMASLDLARRLVHSQGAGAFTAGLAAVDVLRRGLATLPRYGLLQPAAPLQGASGGAGSAAATSTPPQGMAAYSTQDPFKAVIYDATGVLGGFELQRRLEEKGMVPEMSDDRHVVLAFSLGSKADDTQRLLAALREIAEETSGGLANLPGGTAKQKSSTEYLHTEPGEDQVQASVKYSTWNNLMDDFISRPVLFSMKPVNPVETERIRLEYSAGRTAAEMVIPYPPGIPLVYPGEWISEDICSRLVSLRQGGAKFQACADPALQHIQVYNIKKGGDV; translated from the coding sequence ATGGATAGAATTCTGCCTGGAAGGGCACCCGTATATGAAATGCTGGAACAATATAGAGTTAAGGGGAATATCTCTTATCACGTGCCCGGACATAAGAACGGCGAAGCCTACCGTGGTTCAGAAACAGCCGGTTTCTTAAGTGAGGTAATGAGATACGATGTGACGGAGATTACCGGTACGGACGATCTTCATCATCCGGAAGGGGTCATCCGGGAAGCGCAGGAGCTTGCGGCGGATTGTTTTGGGGCAGAGGAGAGCTTTTTTCTCGTTGGGGGCAGCACGGCCGGAAATTTGGCGCTGATCCTTACGGTATGCCCGGAGGCGGGGATGACACTTATCCTTCAGCGGAATGTGCATAAGTCCGTTATCCATGGATTGATGCTGGCAGGGGCACGGGCTGTTTTTATAGAGCCGCAGATTGATCCGCTAAGTGGTCTGGCAGTCGCTCCGGCGGCAGAGGCGGTTCAGGCTGCGCTTGCAGCCTACCCTGAGGCCGCCGCTGTTCTGGTGACCATGCCGAATTACTATGGCATGGGAAGCGATCTTGCGCCCCTCGCACGGGTCTGCCACACCAGCGGCGTACCGCTGCTGGTGGATGAAGCGCACGGGGCGCATTATGGACAGCACCCCGCGCTGCCTGCGGGGGCGCTGATGTGCGGCGCGGACGGCGTTGTACAGTCCACGCACAAGATGCTGCCGGCGCTGACGATGGGCGCCATGCTGCATGTACAAGGGCCATGGCTCGACCGCGCGCTGCTCCGGCAGCGGCTTGCCATGGTGCAGAGCTCCAGCCCATCCTACCCCGTGATGGCTTCGCTCGATTTGGCCCGGCGGCTGGTGCACAGCCAGGGCGCCGGTGCCTTCACGGCGGGGCTAGCCGCCGTGGATGTTCTGCGGCGCGGCCTGGCCACGCTGCCGCGCTACGGGCTGCTGCAGCCGGCAGCGCCGCTGCAGGGAGCCAGCGGCGGCGCTGGCTCAGCCGCCGCCACAAGTACGCCGCCGCAGGGCATGGCGGCGTACAGCACCCAGGACCCCTTCAAGGCGGTCATCTATGACGCTACGGGGGTCCTGGGAGGCTTCGAGCTGCAGCGCAGGCTCGAAGAGAAGGGCATGGTGCCGGAGATGAGTGACGACCGGCACGTGGTGCTAGCCTTCAGCCTGGGGTCGAAGGCTGATGACACGCAGCGGCTGCTGGCTGCGCTGCGGGAGATCGCCGAAGAGACGTCAGGCGGATTGGCGAACCTGCCCGGAGGTACAGCCAAACAGAAATCCTCAACGGAATATCTGCACACTGAACCGGGAGAAGATCAGGTTCAAGCTTCCGTCAAATATTCCACGTGGAACAATTTAATGGATGATTTCATTTCAAGACCTGTGTTATTTTCAATGAAGCCGGTGAATCCAGTGGAAACCGAAAGAATCCGGCTTGAATATAGTGCAGGTAGAACGGCCGCCGAAATGGTCATACCTTATCCACCGGGAATTCCGCTTGTATATCCAGGGGAGTGGATAAGCGAAGACATCTGCAGCCGGCTGGTTAGCCTCAGGCAGGGCGGAGCCAAGTTTCAAGCTTGTGCAGATCCAGCCTTACAGCATATTCAGGTCTACAACATTAAGAAGGGCGGAGACGTATAA
- the tmk gene encoding dTMP kinase, translating to MAREGFFITLEGGDGSGKTTVLGRVAAYLQNHSMPYLITREPGGIEIAEKIRSIILDPAHTAMDARTEALLYAASRSQHLAEVVEPALKEGLTVLCDRFVDSSLVYQGYARGLGIEEVRSINQFATGGRMPDLTFYLDVDPEVGLSRIAANQDREVNRLDLESMAFHQKVREGYRQVVESDPQRIVVLDANRPIHMVEQDIIQTLKDRILKDF from the coding sequence GTGGCACGCGAAGGTTTCTTTATTACTCTGGAGGGAGGCGACGGCTCCGGAAAAACAACAGTACTCGGTAGAGTGGCTGCCTATCTGCAGAATCATTCCATGCCCTATCTGATTACCCGTGAACCTGGGGGTATCGAAATTGCTGAGAAAATCCGCTCTATTATTCTGGACCCGGCCCACACGGCAATGGATGCGAGGACGGAAGCACTGCTGTATGCGGCATCCCGGAGCCAGCATTTGGCAGAAGTAGTCGAGCCTGCGCTCAAGGAAGGGCTTACTGTGTTATGTGACCGCTTTGTTGACAGCAGCCTGGTTTATCAGGGCTATGCCAGAGGACTCGGAATTGAGGAAGTTAGAAGCATCAACCAGTTCGCCACCGGCGGCCGTATGCCGGACTTGACCTTTTATCTCGATGTGGACCCGGAAGTGGGGCTCTCGCGGATTGCAGCCAACCAGGACCGGGAGGTTAACCGGCTGGATTTGGAGAGCATGGCCTTCCACCAGAAGGTCAGGGAGGGTTACCGGCAGGTCGTTGAATCTGATCCGCAGCGGATCGTGGTGCTAGATGCCAACCGTCCGATTCATATGGTGGAGCAGGACATTATCCAAACGCTGAAAGACCGGATATTAAAGGATTTTTAA
- a CDS encoding sigma factor G inhibitor Gin, which produces MEQQTEQACIICGQMKEEGIVIVSHFICEDCEAEMVRTEAEDAKYRFFVGRMKKIDLQKNA; this is translated from the coding sequence ATGGAACAGCAAACCGAGCAAGCCTGCATCATCTGCGGGCAGATGAAAGAAGAAGGAATTGTGATTGTCTCGCATTTCATTTGTGAGGATTGTGAAGCTGAGATGGTGCGTACGGAGGCTGAAGACGCCAAATACCGCTTTTTTGTGGGCCGGATGAAAAAGATCGATCTGCAGAAAAATGCTTGA
- a CDS encoding YaaR family protein, translated as MKINPGYRPLKSELPTAEGTGRPVQQKTFTDIFQQQGEQKTMDELNQKIKDIQQQGDRLAKSMTVRELAIYRNMIKKFLEETARRGVTLKETKGWDRRGRGKRYKLLEEIDAALLNLADDLLESEQGRIDLLGRVGEIRGLLINLSF; from the coding sequence TTGAAAATTAATCCCGGCTACAGGCCCTTAAAAAGTGAGCTGCCGACAGCTGAAGGAACGGGAAGGCCCGTTCAGCAAAAAACCTTTACTGATATTTTCCAGCAGCAGGGCGAGCAGAAGACGATGGATGAACTTAACCAGAAGATCAAGGACATTCAGCAGCAAGGTGATCGATTGGCCAAATCCATGACAGTCCGTGAGCTGGCTATTTACCGCAATATGATCAAGAAGTTTCTGGAGGAAACTGCACGTCGCGGTGTTACTCTGAAGGAAACCAAGGGCTGGGACCGGCGTGGACGCGGCAAACGCTATAAGCTGCTGGAAGAAATTGATGCAGCGCTGCTCAATTTGGCTGATGATCTGCTGGAAAGCGAGCAGGGCCGTATTGATCTGCTGGGGCGTGTAGGAGAAATCCGCGGTCTGCTGATTAACCTTTCTTTTTAA